From the genome of Aliarcobacter lanthieri:
AAAGAATTTGCCAATACAAGAGCTATGAAAGTAGAGCTTAGAGATATTTTTTTCATTATTTTTATCCTTTTTTATCTTTGTTTATATATAATTATATTAATAATTAAAAGCAATAACAAATATTTATGAATGATTATTGAATTTTTATTAATTAAAAAGGTATTTTATGTCACATAAATTTGATTTAGCTAATTTTGATGAATTTATATTAAATGAAAAACTTCAATATGTTTTACCTGATAATATTGGTCTATTTTCTGGAACTTCAGCAAATATACAAAATGATATATCGTTATTTAAAATAGATATGCAAGTAAATACAGAAGAATTGATTTTGACATCAAGTTCTCAAACTTCAGGTTTATTTATCAATATAACTTTAGAAGATAAAATGGTTTATAAAAATAGTAAAAACTCTTATAGTCTAGATAAAGGAGATATACTAACAACATTGAGTGGTTTTTCAACAAATACTTACAAATTTAATAATACTAAGAATATTAAAAATTTATGTATAGTTATTAAAGATGAGTTTTTAAATAGATATTTATTGAATCATTTAGAAAATAAGTTTCAATTAGAAAAAGACACACAAATTGATTTAAGAAAAGGTATGGCAAATTATAAACTCCAAACATTAGCAAATGAGTTGTATAATTCACCTTTTGAAGGTGAATTGAATAGTTTGTATTTGCAAAGTAAGGTTTTAGAATTTATATATTATGAGTTCTCAAATATAATCAAAAATCAAAATACTAAATATGATTTTGAGGATATTCTTTCTTGCAATAAATTGAATATTGATGATATTGCTGCATTGTATAAAGCAAAAGAGCTAATTGAAAAAGGAGATAAATTTTATAACCTAAATGAGCTTTGTAGAAAAGTTGCTTTAAATGAATTTAAATTAAAATTTGGATTTAAAAAACTATTTAATACTACACCTGGACAAATGATTTTAAATTTAAAAATGGAAAAAGCAAAAGAACTTCTTTTGAGCCAACAATATAATGTTCAAGAAGTTTCACGAATCATAGGATATAAATATCAACAAAATTTTAGCAACGCTTTTATAAAACATTTTAATATCAATCCAAAATCTTTAATAAAATCAAAAAATTACTATGATTTTAAATAATTCTTATCAAACTAGAGAAAATTTCTCTAGTTTTTATAAGCTATTACTTCTACTTCAACTAAAACATTTTTTGGTAGAGTTTTAACAGCAACCGTACTTCTTGCAGGTGCAGTTTCACCTTTGAAATATTGCCCGTAGATTTCATTAAAAGCTACAAAATCTTCCATATTTGCTAAAAAGCAAGTTGTTTTTAATACATTTTCAAAAGAACTTCCAGCTTCTTCTAAAACAGCTTTTAGATTTTCCATAACTTGTTTAGTTTGTTCTTGAACTGTTCCGTTTACAACTTCCATAGTTACTGGATCTAGTGCTATTTGTCCAGAAGTAAAAATAAGTTTTTCAAAACTTGTAGCTTGATTGTAAGGTCCTATTGCACTTGGTGCTTTTGCTGTGCTTATTATTTTTTTCATTTTTATCCTTTGACTTTAAAATTTATATTATATTTAGTTTTTGCTTGGATTTATAAAAAACAGTTCAAACTCATTTTTAAGATGGTTTAAAATTGGTGTTTCACTTTTATATAGTCCATTATCATTCATTGCTGATTCAACAATAGCTTTCGTATATTGATGTATATCTTCTCTTTTAAATACTTCATTGATATCAAGCCAAATGGCTTCAAGAATTTCTTCTTTATCTTTTACATCTATTTTTAAGCTTTTTGGATTAGCTTTACATAAAATGTATAAATTTGACTTATAAAATTGATGTGGATAAAAATGTCCTAAAGATATTATTTTTTCAAATTCAACAACAACTCCTGTTTCTTCAAAAACTTCTCTACTCAAAGCAGTTGATATCATTTCTGCATCATCAATATGACCACCAGGAAGTTTATAATATTCATTTCTTATATTTTCTTTAATTAATAACAACTCATTCTTTTTATTTATTACAACTGCCCCTACTCCCAAAGTATGATTTGCTAATGTTGGAACTATGGCATTCTCTTTTAGAACCTTTACAAGTAGTATATAATTACTATTGCACGAGTGAAAAGTAAAGCCAACCTTTGTAGTTATTGGAATAAAAGAGGAATTTTCTATATTTATGTAAATCCAAATTAAATTTCTTTTATTTTTTACTTTATCTATCAACTCAACTAAATTCTTTTCAAAATCTTCTTTTGTTTTAGGTAAGTCTTTACTCTCTATAGTTAAGCCATTGTATGGATCAAGAGTTGTTTTGAAGTTAGATATATACTCTATACTCGTTTTCATCATATTATCCTTTATACATATCTTATAGGTAAATAAAAATCTAGAATAAACTCTTCATCATTACTCAAAAAATGATTTTTATGATAAATTGTATATGAAGGATTTGTAGTAGTTTCATATCCACTTTTTATTAACCAAGTATGATAAACCCATTGTATTAGATTTATAACATCTCCATATTTACCACTTAAACTAAATTTAGCATAAATCCCTTTTGGAACAACCAAACTAGGAAGTGATAAATTCTTTAAAATTTTTTCATCTTCCAAAACAGCTATAGCAATATATTGACAATCTTCTAGTGGAGTTATAATTGGATTATCATGATGTAAAGCTATTTGCTTATAATTTTTTATTTCATTTGTATATATCCAAGTTTGAAGTTTTGCCCATGTTTGTTTTATAGTTTTATCATAACCTTTATGTCTTATATAATAACCTTTTAGTTCAGGCATTTTAACAATTACTGGTTCAATATTAAAAGAAGTAATAATCTTTCTATCTTGAGAATATTCTTGTACTATTTTATTTGAATATTCCTGATATCCTCCCTTTTTCCACTCTTTTGGTGTCATATTAAATCTTTGTTTAAAACTTCTTAGAAATGAAGTTTGTGAACTATATCCTGTCATTTTTGATATATCTGTTATTGTTGAAAATCTATTTGTTATAAGTAAGTTTGCAGCTTTTTCAAGCCTTATTGATTTTATACTTTCATATATATTTTTACCAAATTCATCTTTAAATATACGATGAAGATGAAATTTACTTACCTTTAATTGAAAACTCAATTCATCTATATTTATATTTGTATCTATATATTTATAAATATAATTCATAACATCATTTACTATTTTTGCTCGTTTTTCAAAGGTATTTCTTTTCATAAAAATATTATAGCAGTAAATGTATATAAAAATAGCAATAATTGATAATAATAAAAGCATTTTTTGTAAAGTATAAAGATTTTTTTTGATGTAGTATTTTAAAAAGATTAAAAAGGATAATTTGTGAGCCTAAAACGGTCATTTATTAGAGAGATATTAGAAGCAATAGATGAACATACTATATCATTTGCAGGAGGACTTCCTAGTCAAAATTTATTCCCAATAGAGGATTTAAAAGAATCTACATTAAAAATTATAGATAATCCAAA
Proteins encoded in this window:
- a CDS encoding RidA family protein — translated: MKKIISTAKAPSAIGPYNQATSFEKLIFTSGQIALDPVTMEVVNGTVQEQTKQVMENLKAVLEEAGSSFENVLKTTCFLANMEDFVAFNEIYGQYFKGETAPARSTVAVKTLPKNVLVEVEVIAYKN
- a CDS encoding NUDIX hydrolase, with amino-acid sequence MKTSIEYISNFKTTLDPYNGLTIESKDLPKTKEDFEKNLVELIDKVKNKRNLIWIYINIENSSFIPITTKVGFTFHSCNSNYILLVKVLKENAIVPTLANHTLGVGAVVINKKNELLLIKENIRNEYYKLPGGHIDDAEMISTALSREVFEETGVVVEFEKIISLGHFYPHQFYKSNLYILCKANPKSLKIDVKDKEEILEAIWLDINEVFKREDIHQYTKAIVESAMNDNGLYKSETPILNHLKNEFELFFINPSKN
- a CDS encoding AraC family transcriptional regulator yields the protein MKRNTFEKRAKIVNDVMNYIYKYIDTNINIDELSFQLKVSKFHLHRIFKDEFGKNIYESIKSIRLEKAANLLITNRFSTITDISKMTGYSSQTSFLRSFKQRFNMTPKEWKKGGYQEYSNKIVQEYSQDRKIITSFNIEPVIVKMPELKGYYIRHKGYDKTIKQTWAKLQTWIYTNEIKNYKQIALHHDNPIITPLEDCQYIAIAVLEDEKILKNLSLPSLVVPKGIYAKFSLSGKYGDVINLIQWVYHTWLIKSGYETTTNPSYTIYHKNHFLSNDEEFILDFYLPIRYV
- a CDS encoding helix-turn-helix domain-containing protein; the encoded protein is MSHKFDLANFDEFILNEKLQYVLPDNIGLFSGTSANIQNDISLFKIDMQVNTEELILTSSSQTSGLFINITLEDKMVYKNSKNSYSLDKGDILTTLSGFSTNTYKFNNTKNIKNLCIVIKDEFLNRYLLNHLENKFQLEKDTQIDLRKGMANYKLQTLANELYNSPFEGELNSLYLQSKVLEFIYYEFSNIIKNQNTKYDFEDILSCNKLNIDDIAALYKAKELIEKGDKFYNLNELCRKVALNEFKLKFGFKKLFNTTPGQMILNLKMEKAKELLLSQQYNVQEVSRIIGYKYQQNFSNAFIKHFNINPKSLIKSKNYYDFK